Genomic DNA from Dehalogenimonas lykanthroporepellens BL-DC-9:
ATCACTACGATACAGATGATTGGTGGAATAGGGAAATACCTTTCAAGTACGATGCTACCAATGGAAGATGGTGGTAATAGGTTAACCAGAAAAGACTTAAGGGCGGGGAATTCCCGCCCTTAAGTCTTTGTAAGCGCATTTGAAATACCAATAAATTTGAATTTCTGGCTATTTATAAAAAATAATCTAAAGATAAGGTTGTATTGACTAAATACCGGATCGGTGCTATCCTTCCTCATCAAGTAGTTTATAAGCTTAACGTCTTTTTCCGGTCTGTACTAACATTCAATCTGTTGTGCATCGCCAGATAAGGAAGAGAGGTTTTGAATTGTCGCGTATCGGCTTTTGGGCTCTTCACGGGAAAAAAGTCCTTATCACAGCAGTTATTTTAAGTATTATCGGCGCCTGGGTATATGGTCAATTAAACATCAGTACGGATGCAGAGCAGTATTTTACGGAACTGGTTCCGGACATCGTTCAAACAGAACTTGTTGCCAGTAATCCAGCTGAGAACCAGTATTTATATTCCGTATCGGCTGACAACTCGGAGGTAGCTTATATCAGTACGGGTCAAGGGCAGGGTTACGGGGGCCCGGTATTGGTTGAAGTTGCCTGGAGTGAAGGCGGCACGATACTCGATATTTTAGTACCGGAACACAATGAAACCGAAGCCTGGTATTCCAAACTTGCTGAAAATGAATACTTTGCCCAGTATGAGGGGCGTACTTTTTCAGACCCTTTCTCGTTGGGGGAGGATATCGACGCCGCGTCCGGAGCAACCAGATCTTCAACCGGTGTTGCGCAGGGTGTTTATAATTCACGTATGCTCCTGGCCGAGCACCTGGGGCAACCCTATGTCGGCCCCGAACAAACCATTAAATTTGGAACACCGGAAATCCTGTTGTTAGTCGGATTGGCCCTGGTACTTCTATTCAGGCTCGTCCCCAAGCTACGCCTATTGCGATGGACTCGGGCTTTTGCACTGGCCTATGGCTTTATAGTTATCGGCATTGCACTCACAGGCATGCTTTCCCTAATCAATTTCATCGTCTTTCCCATCGGTTTCGCCCCTTCTATCTTTAACAACCTCTATCTGTATATCATCGTCTTCGGCATCATTGGGTTGGCGCTCATCTTCGCCAAGAACTTCTGGTGCTTCTGGCTATGCCCCTTCTGCGCTGTCCAGGAGGGGGCTCATTTCATCGGTGGCAGTCGCAACCGCCCGGTCACCCGACGCCAGCTCATGCTGAGAAATACCCGCTACTTCGTGCTGTGGGCGGTGGTACTGCTGGCGCTGTTGTTCCGCCAGCCGCAACTGGCGGTGTTCGAACCGTGGAACACGCTGTTCAGCCTGGAGGGTAGCCAGCTTCAATGGTTGCTCGTTTTTACCATGATAGGGATAGCCATGTTTATCCATGATTTCTGGTGCCATTATCTATGTCCGGTAGGCGCCACCATGGACATCGTTTTGAAAATAAGGGCCTGGTTTGCCGGCTTGTTCGGGCGGCTGAGTTCCCGTTAGCCACAAGACAGGAGATTTTGAGATGACCAAGCAGAAAACCGCAGATATCAGAGTAATCCCCGAAGAAAAGGTCAGCCGTCGGACCAGGTTCTTTGGCCGTCGGGAAGAATTCAAGTGGGTGGAAAGCCATTGCACCGCCTGTGGCCGGTGCAGTCGGGTCTGTCCGGTGGATGCCATCAATATTGACCGGACAAACGAACTGACCAAACGCATGCGTTCCGCGCCTTGCTCACAAGCCTGCCCCGCCGGTCTTGACGGTTCACGCTACGCTCGTTTTATCGGTGAGGGCAAGTTCGCAGAAGCGGCGGCGGTGATTAGAGAAAGGGCGCCGTTTCCGCTGGTGCTGGGCCATGTCTGCAAACGGCCCTGTGAGGCTGAATGTCAGCGGGGCAAATATGAAGGCACCCTGCAGTTACGGGCGTTGAAACGCTTCGCCGCCGCCAAGGATGACGGGGAGTGGCGGAAACGGCTGAAGATAGCCCCGGATACCGGTAAAAAAGTAGCTGTGGTCGGTTCCGGGCCGGCCGGGATGTCGATAGCCTGGTTCCTGCGCATCCTGGGACATCAGGTAACGGTGTTCGAAGCCCTGCCCGACAAGGGCGGCAAAATGCTGTCATCCATTCCCGATTACCAGTTGCCCAAGGATGTGGTGGCCGGTGAGATTGAAATCATAGAAAGCCTGGGCGTGGAAGTCAGAACGAATACCAGCGTCGAGTCAACCCAGAGTTTGCTGACGGATGGTTACGACGCAGTAGCACTGGCCATCGGCGTCAAGGGCTGGGGCAAGTCCATCAAATTGCCGATATCCGGCGCCGGGGACACGGGGGTGGTGTCCGGTGCCGAGATGATGAAAAAGATAGAAGCCGGCTGGCCGCTGGAGCTGGGACAAAGAGTCATTGTCCTTGGCGGTGGCGCGCAGGCATTCCGAATCGCCCTGACGGCGGCCCGGGAGGGGGCCACCGATGTTCACATCTTCGGCCAGGAACACACCGGTGGCGTCGATCCCGATGCCTGGGAAGTGGATTCAGCTCTGGCCGAAGGGGTGATAGTCCATTCCTCGTCCATGTTCTACCGGGTAATTCGGGAGGACGGCCAGGTCAGGGGTGTCAGCGCCCTCAAGATTCGGGCGCTGGGATACGACAGCGAGGGCCAGGTCTGCTTCGACGCCCTGCCCGGCGACGAAGAGATTTACGAAGCTGACAGCGTGGTATCCACTTTCGACGAAAAAGATATTGAAAGCGATCCGATGGGCGTCAGCCCGGGCGTTTTTGCCGCCGGCGACGCGGTCAATGAACAGCGTTCGGTGATTGAATCCATCGCCGCCGCCCGCTGGGTGGCCGCCGCGGTGGATCGTTATCTGGGGGGCGCGGGTGACCTGACCATGGATCTGGCCGCTTCGGAATCAGCGGCGGCGCTGACCCCGATTAAGGGTGTGAAGACCAAGTTTCCCTCGCCGGTGCCGGTCCGGTACGTCAAAGCCAGCGACGGTTCTCAAGCGGCTTCGGAACAGACTCTGCCGGATACGGCGGCGGTGGCTGACGCCAGGCGATGCCTCAAATGTGATTTGAGCTATGAACTGAAAGACTATCAACTGGATACCGGCGTGTGCGTTTTCTGCGGCCGTTGTATCGAAGCCTGCTACTGGAAGGCCATAACCCCGGGCGCCGGATATGAAAAAGCCCGACAGGCCGCTGAAGTAGTGGAAGCCCGGGACAAGCGCTTTTCCAACGTACTGACGGTGCTGGTGGCCGTCGGAGTGCTACTTATCGTTGCCGTTACTTTTTCCAAGCTTGCTGATATACTTGCCTGAACCGGAGTTCACGATATGAAAAACAACATCAATCGCAGAGATTTCGTTAGAATCACCGCTGTCAGCGCCGGAGTGCTGGCGCTGGGCGGCATGGGCATCAGGGAACTGGTGGAATCCGGGAACGCCCGGGAGTTTACCGAGACCCGTTCTCTGCTGGGGACGTTCATCACTATCAAGCTGATAGATACCGAGCCGTCCCGAGCCACCGGCGCCATCGAAGACGGCTTTGCCGAAATCGAAAGACTGTCACGGCTGTTGTCCCGGCACGACCCGGCCAGTGAACTATCCATCCTGAACCGGACCGGACATATCGCCAATGCCTCCCCAGAACTGACCGGCGTCATTCAGAAGGCCCAAACCTATTCCGAGCTGACTTCAGGCGCCTTCGACGTCAGTGTTCTGCCCCTGCTGGAACTTTTTAGCCGTAGTTTTGCCGAGGGCGGCGAGCCGCCGACCGAACGTGACATCCGGGCGGCCCGGGAAATGGTGAATTACCATGCCATCGAAGTGGTTGACCGGGATATCCGTCTGGCGGCGCCGGGCATGGGTTTGACCCTGGATGGCATTGCCAAGGGTTATGTGGTCGACCAGGCGGCTATCCTGCTCCGGGCGAGAGGCCTGACCCAGGTGATGGTCGAAGCCGGCGGTGATATGTCTCTGAGAGGGATGAGAGAGGATGGTCAGGCCTGGAAAATCGGTCTGACTCATCCGCGGGCGCTGGCCGGTTATTATGAAGTACTGCAGACATCCAATGACAGTCTGGCGACGTCGGGGGATTACGAAAATGCCTTCACCGCCGACTACTCCTGGCACCATATCATCGATCCGCGAATAGGCCATTCACCGCGTGAACTGGCCTCAGCCACGGTTGTCGCTCCGGATACCGCCTATGCCGATGCTCTGGCTACCGCGGCCATGGTCATGGGGGTTACCGAGTCCCTGGCGCTGTTCGAAAAACTGCCGGGGGTGCAGGCGCTACTCATCGACAAGGGCATGAAGCGGCACACTACTGCCGATTACGCAGTCGCTTCCGCCTGATTCTCGACGGCTGGTTCAACCGCCGGCGTGAGTTTTGATGTCGTCACCCAGCCGGATGACGCTGGTCACGCCCTTGATGCTTTCGGTCTTGGAAATAAGCCTGGCCAGTTGCGACAGACTGCGGGTTTCAATGAAAAGCACGATGGTGGTCACCTTTTCCGGACTTTCCGAAACCGACATGCTGGTAATGTTGACCTTCTCATCGGCGATAAGGGTGGAGACATCCCGTACCAGCCCTACCCGGTCCCAGGCGGTTACCTGCAGGCGGGCTGGATAAAGCCGATCGTTCTGTCCCCAGGCGACCTGTACCAGGCGTTCCGGCTCATCTTCCTTGGTTACGTTATGGCAGTCCGCCCGGTGGATGGTGACTCCCTGAGCGCGGGTGACGTAGCCGATGATGTCGTCCCCTGGCAGGGGCTGACAACATCCGGCAATCTTGGTCAAAATGTCGCCGATACCCATGACTGAAATGCCGGTGTTTACCACCTTGCCCGGACTCTGGGATAAGGCAACCGTCGGCTCGACACTGGCGGCTTTGGGCGCTTCCACCACCGGCACCTGGGTCAGGGCTACCGAATGCGCTGACAGTCCCCCGTAGCCGATGGCGGCCAGGAAGTCGTCAACGCTGTCATAATTATAATTGGCGGTCAGATTCTTGATTTCCGGGAACTTAAGCCCCATATGGCGGAACTCTTTCTCCAGTATCTCCCGGCCTTTTTCGATGTTCTCGGTGCGTTCCTGCTTCTTGAACCACTGTCGGATCTTGGTGATGGCATGGGAGGTTTTGACGTAGCCGAGGTTGGGGTTGAGCCAGTCCCGGGACGGGCCTTTGTTCTTCCGGGTAGTGACGATTTCCACCACTTCTGCGTTTTTCAGCTGATAGTCCAAGCTGACCAGCTTGCCGTTGACCTTGGCGCCGACACACCGGTGTCCCAGTTCGGTATGCACCCGGTAGGCGAAGTCCAGCGGGGTGGCGCCCTTGGGCAGGTCCTTGATTTCGCCGCCGGGGGTGAAGACGAATACCTGGTCGTTGAAGATGTCGGTCTTGACCGATTCCAGGAACTCCTCGGCGCCGGCCAGGTCGCGATGCCAGTCCACCAGTTGACGCAACCATGAAATCCGGTCTTCATTATGGCTGGTTGAGCGCTCGTTTTCCTTGTAACGCCAGTGGGCGGCGACGCCGTATTCCGCCAGTCGGTGCATGTCGTAGGTGCGTATCTGTATCTCCAGCGGGGTACCGTTAAGGGACAGCACGGCGGTATGCAGGGACTGGTAGCCGTTGGGCTTGGGGTTGGCGATATAGTCGTCGAAGGAACCAGGAATGGGGTGCCAGAGGTTATGAACGGCGCCGAGGGCGGTGTAACATTCGTTGACCGTGTTGACCAGTACCCGGATGGCCAGCAGGTCGTAAATCTCGTCGAAATGCCGCCCCTGGGCTGAATATTTTTCCGCCTTCTGGTGCAGTGAAAAGATATGCTTGGCGCGGCCGTTGACTTCCGGCTTCAGCCCGGCGTTTTCGAACTCCGATTTCAGGATATTGATGACTTTGGTGATGAATTCCTCGCGCTGGGCGCGCTTGCCGGCGATCAACCGGGCCAGTTGCTTGTAGCGCACTGGCTCCAGGAAGCGGAAGGACAGGTCTTCCAGTTGCCACTTGATTTCCCAGATGCCCAGCCGGTGGGCCAGCGGGGCGTAGATTTCCATGGTTTCCCGCGCGATGTCCTTCTGTTTTTCGGACGGCATGGCGTCCAGGGTACGCATGTTATGCAGGCGGTCCGAGAGTTTGATGAAGACGACGCGGAGGTCTTCGGCCATGGCCACCAGCATCTTGCGCAGGTTTTCCGCCTGCCGTTCGTAGGTGGTGTTGCCGGAAAACCGGGTCTCACCGGGGGCGGCCAGGGACAGTTTGGCCAGTTTGGTGACTCCGTCGACCAGCCGGGCGACGTCGGGTCCGAATTTTTCCTCGATGCCGGCCAGGGGGATGTCGGAGTCTTCCGGAACATCGTGAAGCAATGCCGCGGCGATGGCGGTGGTATCCAGCTGAAGGTCGGCCAGTTCCATGGCTACCGCCAAAGGGTGCTCAATGTAAGGCTCGCCAGAGCGTCGGGTCTGTCCCTGGTGGGCTTCGGCCGCAAAGTCATAGGCCGCCTGAATGATATTCAGCTTTTCCGGCGGCAGGTAACGGGAGCAGACCTCTAAGAGAACGGAAATTTCCATTGATTTACCATAAAATGGCTGATGTTCAAGTATAGCAAAACGGCTGAACTCTGTCAGCCGTTCTGTGACAGCTCATAGCCGTGTTTTATTCAGCGCTGTCTTCTGCCTGGTCGCCGGTGTCTTCGGTTTCTTCCTGATGGGCGACTTCGACGATTCGTTCTTCCGGGGGCGCCGAATCGGCCTCCTGCAGAGGGCTGAAAAGGCGGGGGTCGAGTTCGTCGGGGTTGTCGGTTTCGGGATGAATCTCTCCGTCAGTTCCAGGGGCCTCAACCTCTTTTTCCGGCTCTGCCGGCTGGTTTTCGGTGTCTTTTAATTCTTTGTCGTCAACCATTTCAGTCTCCAAAGATCTGACTTAGCCAGGGCCGACTGGCCAGTACCAGGGTCAGGGAAATCACCTCGAGCAGAAAGAACCAGACGGCGATGTGCAGTTCATTGACCTTCTTCTTCATGACTACGGCGTTCCATTCATAGGACGAGATGAAGTGAGTGGTCAGCCGCCGCTTGGTGAACTGGTACGGCTGAGCGATATAGTAGTCCCTCAGCGGCCGTGGTTCCGGGTCCCGGAAATACGGCCGGCGCACCCAGGAACGCATGGCCAGGATGACCGCCATCACATAGAACAGGATGGGGATGGAAAACATGACCATGGGCAGGGTTTCGTTGATGGTGCCCAGTATGGCCGCCTGGGCGGCGGCGCCCATACCGATGACGACGCTGGAAACGAACATCAGAGTGCCGGACTTGCCGTCCAGAGAGTCGATCTGGCGTAACTGCACCTCCAGCCGTTCTTTGACTTCATTATAAACCAGTTCCAGGCTGGGCAGTTCCGGCTCTTCCTTTTCGGTTTCCGGTGTTTTCGATTCGGTCTCGGCGCTGTTCATGATACTGATTTTCAGCATACTCCTCGGCGGCTGGATTAGCAATGGCCCGGCGGTCCGGGGCGCCGGCAGGCGCCGAGTACTTCGCACCCTTGAAACTAAACGGGAGTCCCGTTTTAAATATCGAGATTCTTCACCTGCTGGGCATGGGCCTGGATGAAGGCCTTGCGGGGCGGCACCTGGTCACCCATCAGCAGATTGAAGGTGGCGTCGGCGTGGGCGGCATCCTCGATTTCCACTGTCAGCATGGTGCGGGTGGCCGGGTTCATGGTAGTGCTCCAGAGCTGTTCGGCGGACATCTCACCGAGACCCTTGTAGCGCTGGACATCGACGCTCTTGCCCTTGAATTCCTTCAGTGCTTCGTCTTTTTCGGCGTCGGAGAAGACCCAGCGCTCATTCTGTCCCTGCTTGACGCGGTAGAGGGGCGGCTGGGCGATATACAGCCCGCCGTTGGTGATGAGTTTGCTCATATGCCGGAAGAAAAAGGTCAGCAGGAGGGTGCGGATGTGTGAGCCGTCGACGTCGGCGTCGGTCATCATCACTACCCGGTGGTAGCGCAGTTTGCCGAAATCGAAGTCGTCATCGATGCCGGCGCCGAGCGCGGTGATGATGGCCCGGATTTCCTCATGGGACAGCATCTTGTCCGGGGCGGCCTTTTCGACGTTCAGAATCTTACCGCGCAGGGGCAGGATGGCCTGGAAGCGCCGGTTACGGCCCTGCTTGGCCGAGCCGCCGGCGGAGTCACCCTCCACCAGGAACAGTTCACACAGGGAAGGCTCCTTCTCCGAGCACTCCGCCAGCTTGCCGGGCAGTGAGCCGCCGTCAAGGGAGTTCTTTTTGATGATCAGGTCGCGTGCCTTGCGGGCGGCGTCGCGGGCGCGGGCCGAGGTCAGTACCTTGTCGATTATCTTTTTAGCTTCGTCGGGGTGTTCCTCGAAGTAGAGCGCCAGCTGATCGACGACGACGCTTTCCACCATGCTCTTCATTTCGGCGTTGCCCAGCTTGCCCTTGGTCTGGCCTTCGAACTGCGGCTCCGGCAGTTTGACCGAAACGATGCTGACCATGCCTTCCCGGCAGTCGTCGCCCATGATGCTGGGGTCGGAATCCTTGACCAGCTTGTTCTTATAGACGTAATCATTGATGACCCGGGTCAGGGCGGAGCGGAAACCGGTCAGGTGGGTGCCGCCGTCCTGGGTGTTGATGCAGTTGGCGAAGCTGAAATTGGTTTCGGAGAAGCCATCGTTATACTGGAGGGCCACCTCCACCATGCAGTCATCGACCTTGCGGTAGATGGCGATGGGCAGGCGATGAATGGTGTTGCGGTTGTGGTTCAGGTGACGGACGAAGCCGGTGATACCGCCCTCGAAATAATAGGTCTGCTCCTTGTCGGTTCGGCGGTCGGTAATGGAGATTTCCAGGCCTTTGTTCAGATAGGCGATTTCCCGCATGCGCTCGGCCAGGGTTTTGAAATCATAGGTGGCATCATCGAAAATCTTGGAGTCGAACTTGAAGGTGGTAGTGGTGCCGGTGCCGCAGGCTTCCCCGACCACGGCTACCGGGGCTTCGGGGATGCCTTCCTTGTACTGCTGGCGGTAGAGCTTGCCGTCACGGCGGACATCAACGGTGACCCATTCGGACAGGGCATTGACCACGGAGGCGCCGACGCCGTGAAGGCCGCCGGATACCTGGTAGGTCTTACCGCCGAATTTGGCGCCGGCGTGTAGCACGGTCATGACCGTTTCCAGCGCCGAAACGCCCGTCTTTTTCTGGATGTCCACCGGGATGCCGCGGCCGTTGTCCTCGACCGAGATGGACTCATCGCCGTGGATGATGACGTTGATCTTGTCACAGAACCCGGCCATGGATTCATCGACCGAGTTATAAACGACCTCGTATACCAGGTGATGCAGGCCGCGGTAGTCGGTGGACCCGATATACATACCGGGGCGTTTGCGCACCGCTTCGCGACCGCCCAGTACCTGGATATCTTCGGCGGTATAACTGGATGCTCCGGGATTATCGGTCAGCTTTTTTTCGGCCATAAACGTACCTTGAAATGTTATTTAGCGGGGATCGGCGCGGTTCGACGAAGGACGATAAAATCAGGGTCAGCGGAAATCGGTTCGTAATTCATGCGCTCGATACCTTTCAATTATAACATTTCAAGATTGAAGGGGGCAAAGATTAAAGCCGGTATTGGTTAAAACCGGCTTTAATAAGCTATTTGTGTCCGGGCGGAAGGCTTTAAATTCGGTTCGGTTCAATCTGCTGTTGACGATAGCCATGAATCAGCGGTAGCCAGAAGATGGCCAGCAGGAAGACGATATTAATGGTGGAAATATCCTGCTCAATGGGGAGAACCGGTTCCAACAGCATCGCGGAGAGCCAGGCGATGCCCAGTATTACCCAGCGCCAGACTCGCAACCTGTGGGGAATCAGGGCGGTTACCCAGGCGAGGGCAATGATGACAGCAGTAGCTACCCAGAAAGCAAAAAGCAGATATTGCCCGCTCACGGCGATGATAGCGATGAACACCAGACTGGCGAGGATATTTACTATCAGCAGGGACTCGAGGCCTCCTTTGGTGGGTTTGCTGTGAGACATTCTGACCCTCCTGTGTGGCTTGCGGTGAGATAATTCTTTCCCCCCACAAAAAGCAATGGTTAATTCTACCAGGCCATGCGGTAGAGTCGCTCCAGGTCGGCCTGGGTGACCTCGGTCGGGTTGCCGGTGATCCACGGCGACGATACCGGCGCCAGGCGGGCCAGTTCCGGTATGGCGCTTGAGGTGACACCCAGGGTTTTCAGCCGCAGACGCATGCCAATGGATTTGAGCCAGCCTTCCACTGCCGACAGCCCGTCGGCAGTGCCGAAAACACGTTCGCCCAGCAGGGCTATCCGTTCCGCCCTGGCCCGTGAGACGTCGGCCAGCCAGGCCGGTAGCATGGCGGCCAGACCGTCGCCGTGGGCGATATCGAACAGGCCGGAGACCGGGTGCTCCATGCCGTGGAGGGTCATGGCGCCGTTACCGCCGCCCAGCCCGGAAAAAGCCGAACAGGCCATGGTGGAAGCCCAGCTCAGGGCGCGGCGGGCCGGCATATCGCTCAGGTTATCCCGGAGGCTCGGCAGGCAACTGACGACGGTACGCATGATGGCTTCCCGCCAGCCGTCGTTGAGGGGTTCCGGGTGACCGGCGGTGATGTAGGGCTCGAGAGCGTGGCAGAAAATGTCCACCCCGCCCTGGAGGGTCGGCGCCAGCGGCAGGGAGGCGGTCAGTTCCGGGTCGATGATGGCTGTGACCGGCTGGACCGACGGCCGCGACAGCACCCGCTTCTGATGGCTGTCCCAGTCGGTGATGACAGCGCCGGAATTGACCTCGGAGCCGGAAGCGGCCACGGTCGGCACTGTAATGATGGGCGGCACGCGTCCGGCGGGGTCGTCACCGGTGGTGATATAGTGCCAGACAGGCTGGTCGCCGGCTGAGGCTAAGGCTATCCCCTTGGCGGCATCCATTGACGAACCGCCGCCGAGGGCTATCACCAGGTCGATATTCTCCCGGCGCACCAGAGCCGAGCCTTCGTCGACGGTGGAAGCCCTGGGGTTGGGTTCCACCCGGTCGAAAAGAAACGCTTGAACGCCGGCTTTTTCCAGAAGGTCGGCGGCGCGGTCCAGCAGTCCCAGCCGCCTAAGGTTATGACGGCCGGAGACGATGATGGCGCGTTGCCCCGCTACCGCGGCTTCCTGACCTAGGCGGGCGAAAACGCCTTCCCCGACGATGATTCTGGTGGGCATGTCGAACACGGTAGATGTCATGATGGGTGATTTCTCCTTTTTCGAGACTCGCCTCCACTATATGCCCGCCTTCCGGGATGAGTCAAACCCGTTCGTTTGCGCCCTGAACGAAGCGGGGCATATAATTTCAGGGTATGAAAAATGCGGCACCGATACTGGTAGCCGACCTGGGCGGCACCAAGGTTCTGGCCGGGGCGGTGGGCGAAGGCAATCGCCTGGAATATCGCGTCCGGCGCGGGTCGGCCGGTGCCGGCAGTCAGGACGAAATCCTGACCAACCTTTACGGTGCGCTGACAGAGGTGGCGGCGGCCATGCCGGAGCCGCCGCAGGCTGTAGCTGTTGCCTCGGCCGGGGCCATCGACCTGGCCGCCGGAGTCGTCACCCATTCCCCGAACATGATGGCGGTTAACGGTTTGCCGCTCCGCACCATGATTTCAGAAAAATATGGCTTGCCGACGG
This window encodes:
- a CDS encoding DNA gyrase, B subunit (SMART: DNA topoisomerase II; ATP-binding region ATPase domain protein~TIGRFAM: DNA gyrase, B subunit~KEGG: det:DET0004 DNA gyrase, B subunit~PFAM: DNA topoisomerase type IIA subunit B region 2 domain protein; ATP-binding region ATPase domain protein; TOPRIM domain protein; DNA gyrase subunit B domain protein); translation: MAEKKLTDNPGASSYTAEDIQVLGGREAVRKRPGMYIGSTDYRGLHHLVYEVVYNSVDESMAGFCDKINVIIHGDESISVEDNGRGIPVDIQKKTGVSALETVMTVLHAGAKFGGKTYQVSGGLHGVGASVVNALSEWVTVDVRRDGKLYRQQYKEGIPEAPVAVVGEACGTGTTTTFKFDSKIFDDATYDFKTLAERMREIAYLNKGLEISITDRRTDKEQTYYFEGGITGFVRHLNHNRNTIHRLPIAIYRKVDDCMVEVALQYNDGFSETNFSFANCINTQDGGTHLTGFRSALTRVINDYVYKNKLVKDSDPSIMGDDCREGMVSIVSVKLPEPQFEGQTKGKLGNAEMKSMVESVVVDQLALYFEEHPDEAKKIIDKVLTSARARDAARKARDLIIKKNSLDGGSLPGKLAECSEKEPSLCELFLVEGDSAGGSAKQGRNRRFQAILPLRGKILNVEKAAPDKMLSHEEIRAIITALGAGIDDDFDFGKLRYHRVVMMTDADVDGSHIRTLLLTFFFRHMSKLITNGGLYIAQPPLYRVKQGQNERWVFSDAEKDEALKEFKGKSVDVQRYKGLGEMSAEQLWSTTMNPATRTMLTVEIEDAAHADATFNLLMGDQVPPRKAFIQAHAQQVKNLDI
- a CDS encoding hypothetical protein (KEGG: stp:Strop_1554 hypothetical protein); protein product: MSHSKPTKGGLESLLIVNILASLVFIAIIAVSGQYLLFAFWVATAVIIALAWVTALIPHRLRVWRWVILGIAWLSAMLLEPVLPIEQDISTINIVFLLAIFWLPLIHGYRQQQIEPNRI
- a CDS encoding iron-containing alcohol dehydrogenase (PFAM: iron-containing alcohol dehydrogenase~KEGG: det:DET0053 alcohol dehydrogenase, iron-containing), translated to MTSTVFDMPTRIIVGEGVFARLGQEAAVAGQRAIIVSGRHNLRRLGLLDRAADLLEKAGVQAFLFDRVEPNPRASTVDEGSALVRRENIDLVIALGGGSSMDAAKGIALASAGDQPVWHYITTGDDPAGRVPPIITVPTVAASGSEVNSGAVITDWDSHQKRVLSRPSVQPVTAIIDPELTASLPLAPTLQGGVDIFCHALEPYITAGHPEPLNDGWREAIMRTVVSCLPSLRDNLSDMPARRALSWASTMACSAFSGLGGGNGAMTLHGMEHPVSGLFDIAHGDGLAAMLPAWLADVSRARAERIALLGERVFGTADGLSAVEGWLKSIGMRLRLKTLGVTSSAIPELARLAPVSSPWITGNPTEVTQADLERLYRMAW